A segment of the Xenorhabdus bovienii SS-2004 genome:
GCCTCCCGTTGCCAGTACATAGCCTGCTGCGTCCACTCAAATGCCCAGTTTCCCTTACGATAGCCGATCACAGTATCCAATAAATGGTCATCACTGCGTTCGGCATCTATCACCGCAATCCTACTGAGAACATCCTGAATTTCCAGTGGATTGATTCCCCTCCAGATCCAAGCAAGCCAATCAATCATCCGATACCAGTGCTCGCGACGCTCTCCACCAAGCATCCTACCACTGGCCGCTGTGGACTGTGGGCGGATATATTTTACCAGTGTAGACGTTTCCTGCTGTTTAAGCTGAGGCTTGAACAACGACTCTGAAAGGTTTTGTTTAGTCATAACAAAAGAGAAATATTACGGCTTATTACAAATAGGTGGAATGAACATCACACCCATATCCCATGGTTGTTCGATCCATGTATCTTGCGGAATATCGATCACATAATCATCCACTAAAGGACGGCCAGCCGGTTTAGCGAAAATAGTCACGAAATGCGCTTTAGGATACATGTTACGAATTGCCTGCGCTGTACCTCCGGTATCAACCAAATCATCGACAACGATAAAACCTTCTCCGTCACCTTCCGCTTTTTTAACGACTGTCAATTCACGCTGATTATCATGGTCATAGCTGGAAATACAGACAGTATCGACATGACGAATCCCCAGTTCACGCGCCAGCAATGCACCCGGTACAAGCCCACCACGGCTAACGGCAATAATGCCTTTCCATTGTTCTACAGGAAGTAAACGTTGTGCTAATTTACGGGCATGCATTTGCAACATATCCCACGTTACAACATATTTTTCGCTCATATGATTTGATCCTGGAAACTAAGAATGCCTCAGAAAAGAGTTTTTTGCGGAAAAAAAGGTTGCGCGGGATTATAGTGATTTGGATCGGCAAAAACCAGTAAAAAACAAGGGAAATCCTGATCCTGACTGCACATCTCAAACAAGAAAATGATATCCTCGAGCATGGCATGGGCATTGGGACAGCTCAAGATGACAAAAGCCCCCGATGCGTCAGACATTACTATTTCCATCTCATCAAAATGCAGTTACAGGAGATTCGCCGTGTCCGCATTATCAACATTATCCCCTCAACCATTATGGGATATTTTTGCCCAGATTTGTTCCATCCCTCATCCGTCCCATCACGAGGAAGCACTCGCGTTCCATATCATTGAATGGGCCAAGAGCAAAAATTTTCATGTCGAACGGGATGAAGCCGGTAATATTCTGCTCAGAAAACCAGCCACAAAAGGTATGGAAAACCGCCAGTCAGTCGTGCTTCAGGCTCACCTTGATATGGTGCCTCAGAAAAACAATGATACACAACACGACTTCACAAAAGATCCTATCCGTACTTATATTGATGGTGACTGGGTAACTGCTGAAGGTACAACACTGGGCGCTGATAACGGCATCGGTATGGCTTCTGCTCTGGCAGTACTGGCAGATGAATCCGTCAAACACGGCCCACTGGAAGTTTTACTGACTATGACTGAAGAATCCGGCATGGATGGCGCATTCGGACTGCGATCAGGCTGGTTACAGGCTGATGTTCTGATCAATACCGATTCAGAAGAAGAAGGCGAAATTTACATGGGCTGCGCAGGCGGCATTAATTTTGTCTCAACCCTGCTACTTTCCCGCGAAACATTGCCTACGGGTTACCAAACCTTGCAACTGACGATTAAGGGATTAAAAGGCGGCCATTCTGGTGGTGATATTCATTTGGGATTGGGCAACGCCAACAAATTGCTGGCACGTTTCCTCGCCGCACATTCAGATGAATTGAATCTAAAATTGATTGATTTCCAAGGAGGAACTCTGCGTAATGCGATCCCTCGCGAAGGTTCTACCGTCATTGCAATTCCGACAACTCAGCTCGAAAAACTGCACCAATTGAAAGATGACTATCTGGATACGTTGAGAAACGAATATGCGGTCGTTGAAGCAAATTTGATCGTCCTATTGGATGAAATCGAAACTTCCTCACAGGCACTCACTACAGATTGCCAGACTCGTTTCCTATCCATGTTGAATACCATACCTAATGGTGTTATCCGTATGAGCGATGTTGCTGAAGGCGTAGTTGAAACTTCCCTGAACGTAGGCGTTGTCACTATGGAAGAAGATAAAGTCGAGATTATCTGCCTGATCCGTTCATTGATCGACAGTGGCAAGGCTTACGTTGTTGATATGCTAAATTCTCTGGCAAAACTGGCAGATGCAGAAACAGCAACCAGTGGCAACTATCCAGGCTGGCAGCCAGATGCCAACTCGCCAGTCATGCATTTAGTTCGTGAAACCTATCAGCAATTATTCGACAAGATCCCCAATATTATGGTGATCCACGCAGGTCTGGAATGTGGTCTGTTCAAAAAACCGTATCCGGATATGGACATGGTTTCCATTGGCCCAACCATTCGTGGCGCCCATTCGCCTGATGAAAAAGTTCACATCAAGAGCGTTGGTCAATACTGGCAGTTGTTAACCGCTATCCTAAAAGCGATCCCGGTTAAAGAGTAATATACGTGCCTCCCCTGCTCATCAGCCGTAGGGGAGCTTCCCTTTCAGCATTACCAGCCCAATATTACCACTCCAGTAATAATTGCCGTTCCAATTGAGGATTCTGTAACGTCACATGCAGCCCAACCAACCGCACGCCCCTCCCTTCTCTGCGAATTTCCCAAGCCTGTTTTGCCACCTGAATCAGATCCGATTTATCCAATAATGGGTGAATATGTTCCTGTGTCGTCAATTGAAAATCATCAAATTTTAATTTGATACCCTGACGGGCAATGCGGAGATCAGGTTTTACCTTGCCTAAACGTTTTTCCAATTCTGGGTAAAGTTTTTCGATGAGTTCAACACAATCACGCCACTCATGAATATCCTGTGCCAATGTTTTTTCTACACCAACAGACTTACGTAAGCGATCGGGACTGATTTGCCGGTCATCAATACCATGACTGCGCTCCCAAAGTGCCAGCCCAAATTTCCCCAATTTTTTAATCAACGCAACCTTGTCATAGTTTTGTACATCAGCACAAGTCTCCAATCCCATATCAGATAGACGCTTGGATGTGACTTTTCCCACTCCTGGAATTTTGCGTAATGGCAATGACTTGACGAATACCTCAACCTGTTCAGGGGAAATAACATATTGCCCGTTAGGTTTATTGATATCAGACGCAATTTTTGCCAGAAATCTGATAGGTGCAACGCCAGCAGAGGCTGTCAGTTGCAATTCATCAAAAATCACCTGACGGATCTGTTGGGCGATCAACGTCGCCGAGCCGTGGCAATGTTGACAGTCCGTCACATCCAAATAGGCTTCATCCAGTGAAAGCGGTTCAATCAGTTCAGTGTAACGGGAAAAAATCTGGCGGATATGCTGAGAAACTTCTTTGTAGGACGCCATTCGCCCCGGTATGACTTTCAATTGAGGACAAAGTTTCAATGCCATTGCAGTGGACATAGCACTGCGTACGCCAAAAAGGCGGGCAGGATAATTTGCCGTGCTGATCACCCCTCGTCTATCAGCGCTACCGCCAACAGCAATGGGGATATCGCGGAGTGATGGATTATCCCGCATTTCAATGGCAGCAAAAAAGCAGTCCATATCAATATGAATAATTTTGCGCATTTCACCTCTGCATGCCTCTTTCCACACCAAAATAACTGTATAAATATACAGCTTCATATCATTGAAAGCTACTTGCTTTTTAAGAATTAATTCCTGCTACAAGTTAGCGCTCTATATGAAGTTTTGTTTATATTTAGCCTTGATGAGATGAAATTTTTAATCGTTGTGACAATTTTTATGGTGTAAACGCGCGTCAATCAGTATTGGGACAAGTGCAATAATTGCCAGTAATGCTCCCACTCCAGCCACAGAAGATAAGCCGTAGCCTGCCCCGATTGCAAAGCCAGCCAGCAAGGGGGCTAATGTAATCCCGAGCTGGAAAGCGGATACATTAGTTGCACCTGCCAGTGTCGGCGCATTTGCGGCAATGGTATAGACCCGGTTCATGACGGCAGGGTTAACAACGAAACCAGACACTCCGAGCAGAAATACCAGACAAGTTGTGATCACGTTTTCAGCTAAAAAAGTCAACGCAATAGAAGACACAATGATACCAAGAGTGCCAATCATCAGCGTCTTGAATGGATATTTGTCTGCTGTCCGCCCACCTATAGTCAATCCGATAAAAGCACCGATACCAAACAGTGCAAGCACCGCAGGAACCCAAACCACCGCCAGCTTGCTGATATCAATCAATAATGCCCCCAAATAGCCGAATGTCGCCATATAAGCGGCGGTTGTCAGCATAGTAGTGGTATAAGCTACCCATAATTTCGGTTGTGCCATGGTTTTTAATTCCGTATCTAATACCGGAGCCTCTCCCTGACCCGGTTGTATCTCCGGCAACATAAACCACAATGCTATTGCCGTGACTGATGTTGCTGCGGCAACCGCCCAGAAACCGGCACGCCACCCCGCTATATCACTAATCACCGTTCCTAATGGCCCGCCCACTACCATCGCCAGACTCAATCCGCTGACAACCACGGCCAATGCCCTTGCCGTGCGATCCTGGGTTACTAAATTAACTGCTGTCGTCGCAGCGACTGCCCAAAATCCAGCGTAAGCGATACCACTGACAACGCGGGCAATCAATAACGGCCAATAATCGGGCGACAACATCCCAATGGCGGTAGCGGCAACAAACAGAGCCTGACTCAACAATAATGTTGCTCGTCTGGGCCAACGCAATGTTGCTACAGCCAGCGAGGGCGCTCCGAACAGAACACCAACGGCAAATGCAGAAATTAACATCCCCGCAGAGGGTAACGAGACTTGCAGATCCTCAGCAATTTTTGGCAGCACACCTGCGATTAAAAACTCTGAACTTCCCATCGCAAACAGACTTAAGCCCAAGAGATACACGCTGATGGGGATTTTAGATGGCATAATATTCGTAATAGACATGGGTAAACTCCCGAATTGTTGGTTAAAGTGATGGAAATATTGATCATCGAACAATTGACTAAAAGTAAATTACAACATTATCATTCAATAAATCAATTTAATGTTTTATTAATTGATTTATTGAAATAAAACCAGAGAATTAGTGTGGGGTACCACTTAGCCCATCACGCTCTGATTCGATAATAAATATTTTAAAATTAGTTTATTGGGGGTCACTATGAGAATCCGTGAATATTTCGAACGCTTACTCCATGATACTCCAGACAATGCTAATGCCATTGAGTACGAACATAATTGGTGGACATGG
Coding sequences within it:
- the gpt gene encoding xanthine phosphoribosyltransferase, with product MSEKYVVTWDMLQMHARKLAQRLLPVEQWKGIIAVSRGGLVPGALLARELGIRHVDTVCISSYDHDNQRELTVVKKAEGDGEGFIVVDDLVDTGGTAQAIRNMYPKAHFVTIFAKPAGRPLVDDYVIDIPQDTWIEQPWDMGVMFIPPICNKP
- the pepD gene encoding beta-Ala-His dipeptidase, translated to MSALSTLSPQPLWDIFAQICSIPHPSHHEEALAFHIIEWAKSKNFHVERDEAGNILLRKPATKGMENRQSVVLQAHLDMVPQKNNDTQHDFTKDPIRTYIDGDWVTAEGTTLGADNGIGMASALAVLADESVKHGPLEVLLTMTEESGMDGAFGLRSGWLQADVLINTDSEEEGEIYMGCAGGINFVSTLLLSRETLPTGYQTLQLTIKGLKGGHSGGDIHLGLGNANKLLARFLAAHSDELNLKLIDFQGGTLRNAIPREGSTVIAIPTTQLEKLHQLKDDYLDTLRNEYAVVEANLIVLLDEIETSSQALTTDCQTRFLSMLNTIPNGVIRMSDVAEGVVETSLNVGVVTMEEDKVEIICLIRSLIDSGKAYVVDMLNSLAKLADAETATSGNYPGWQPDANSPVMHLVRETYQQLFDKIPNIMVIHAGLECGLFKKPYPDMDMVSIGPTIRGAHSPDEKVHIKSVGQYWQLLTAILKAIPVKE
- the dinB gene encoding DNA polymerase IV, whose protein sequence is MRKIIHIDMDCFFAAIEMRDNPSLRDIPIAVGGSADRRGVISTANYPARLFGVRSAMSTAMALKLCPQLKVIPGRMASYKEVSQHIRQIFSRYTELIEPLSLDEAYLDVTDCQHCHGSATLIAQQIRQVIFDELQLTASAGVAPIRFLAKIASDINKPNGQYVISPEQVEVFVKSLPLRKIPGVGKVTSKRLSDMGLETCADVQNYDKVALIKKLGKFGLALWERSHGIDDRQISPDRLRKSVGVEKTLAQDIHEWRDCVELIEKLYPELEKRLGKVKPDLRIARQGIKLKFDDFQLTTQEHIHPLLDKSDLIQVAKQAWEIRREGRGVRLVGLHVTLQNPQLERQLLLEW
- a CDS encoding Cmx/CmrA family chloramphenicol efflux MFS transporter, producing the protein MSITNIMPSKIPISVYLLGLSLFAMGSSEFLIAGVLPKIAEDLQVSLPSAGMLISAFAVGVLFGAPSLAVATLRWPRRATLLLSQALFVAATAIGMLSPDYWPLLIARVVSGIAYAGFWAVAATTAVNLVTQDRTARALAVVVSGLSLAMVVGGPLGTVISDIAGWRAGFWAVAAATSVTAIALWFMLPEIQPGQGEAPVLDTELKTMAQPKLWVAYTTTMLTTAAYMATFGYLGALLIDISKLAVVWVPAVLALFGIGAFIGLTIGGRTADKYPFKTLMIGTLGIIVSSIALTFLAENVITTCLVFLLGVSGFVVNPAVMNRVYTIAANAPTLAGATNVSAFQLGITLAPLLAGFAIGAGYGLSSVAGVGALLAIIALVPILIDARLHHKNCHND